A genome region from Campylobacter concisus includes the following:
- a CDS encoding STT3 domain-containing protein, protein MHKVSVNCKILLIFLVAYLFGFAARMLWVLWAKEMPEFYFNGEFMLTTNDAYYYAEGARDMLTGFHQQNDFSPFNHPISTIVFYICKILPFKIESVMFYMSAFLAPLIALPVVLISNEFKALNVGAVAAFMSVILPGYLSRTLLGYLDSDMLNVTFVLFIIFFLIKLIDTRERKFIILPGVFVAIYLWWYQSSYPLILSIVFVFLFYTLIFMRNRLENYQAIFFMFISIVSLNIFTKDPLIANKILIFNTAIMASFYVIFCKYKNLLSARNLAIFLTLMLAIFIYFGGFDFIISKISNYIFKNTDEPTNKFHFINEYNFISEVKSASPLYFIYFMSGNILILLAAIIGYLLLCMKFRPFLLTLPMLGLGLLSFFGGVRFVMYVTPLVALGFGYFLHFFLNLFDLRNSIKNLSLLVFVVAALAINLDFAYSYRPKTVISRDEAVALDELKKITKRDDYVFSWWDYGYAIRYFADVMTLNDPGRQGGENNYFVSLALRKDEAFSARLARVAVTYNDISLEQNIRPIDKILKDYNTSDINTFLSQLKSENFNPPLAKKAVYYYLVPNMIDIAPNIFRYSYIDVTTGKRQKEDFYHVSTLNSVSEAGIDLGDGYALPTNEQKFIMHNGEKIAVKSFYKVKGAGRDLRIDEKIIDENAKIYVVFLEDYARILLLDENAFNSSFVQLFIFEKADDRYFEPFIISNGVKIYRLKI, encoded by the coding sequence GTGCACAAAGTAAGCGTAAATTGTAAAATTTTACTTATATTTCTGGTTGCTTATCTGTTTGGATTTGCGGCCAGGATGCTCTGGGTATTGTGGGCAAAGGAGATGCCAGAGTTTTACTTTAATGGCGAGTTTATGCTTACGACAAATGACGCATACTATTACGCAGAGGGTGCTAGAGACATGCTGACCGGTTTTCATCAGCAAAATGACTTTAGCCCCTTTAATCACCCAATCTCAACTATAGTTTTTTATATTTGCAAAATTTTACCTTTTAAGATCGAAAGCGTGATGTTTTACATGAGCGCCTTTTTGGCTCCTCTTATCGCACTTCCAGTCGTTTTAATATCAAATGAGTTTAAGGCTTTAAACGTAGGAGCTGTGGCAGCGTTTATGAGCGTGATCTTGCCAGGGTATCTTTCAAGGACATTACTTGGCTATCTTGATAGTGATATGTTAAATGTTACATTTGTACTTTTTATTATCTTTTTTTTAATTAAACTAATAGATACAAGAGAGCGTAAATTTATCATTCTACCAGGGGTTTTTGTAGCGATCTATCTTTGGTGGTATCAAAGCTCATATCCACTTATTTTAAGCATTGTATTTGTTTTTTTATTTTATACGCTTATTTTTATGCGAAATAGATTGGAAAATTATCAGGCGATATTTTTTATGTTTATAAGCATTGTAAGCTTAAATATTTTTACAAAAGATCCGCTAATAGCAAATAAAATTTTAATTTTTAATACAGCCATCATGGCTTCATTTTACGTCATTTTTTGCAAATATAAAAATTTACTCTCGGCTAGAAATTTAGCTATTTTTCTTACTTTAATGCTAGCTATTTTTATCTATTTTGGTGGGTTTGATTTTATTATCTCAAAGATAAGCAATTATATTTTTAAAAATACCGATGAGCCTACCAATAAATTTCACTTTATAAATGAGTATAATTTCATCAGCGAAGTAAAAAGTGCTAGTCCTTTGTATTTTATCTATTTCATGTCGGGAAATATTCTTATACTGCTGGCAGCTATTATTGGATACTTGCTACTTTGCATGAAATTTCGTCCATTCTTACTTACATTGCCAATGCTTGGACTTGGACTCCTATCTTTCTTTGGTGGAGTTAGATTTGTTATGTACGTAACACCACTTGTTGCGCTTGGTTTTGGGTATTTTTTGCATTTTTTTTTAAATTTATTTGATCTTAGAAATTCTATTAAAAATTTATCACTTTTGGTTTTTGTCGTAGCCGCTCTTGCTATAAATTTAGATTTTGCTTATTCATATAGGCCAAAGACTGTAATTAGCCGTGATGAAGCAGTAGCACTTGATGAACTCAAAAAGATCACAAAGCGCGATGATTATGTATTTTCATGGTGGGATTACGGATATGCTATAAGGTATTTTGCTGATGTTATGACTTTAAACGATCCTGGCAGACAAGGTGGCGAAAATAATTATTTTGTTAGCCTTGCTTTGAGAAAAGATGAGGCATTTTCGGCTAGACTTGCAAGAGTAGCAGTTACATATAATGACATCTCGCTTGAGCAAAATATAAGGCCAATAGATAAAATTTTAAAAGACTACAACACAAGCGATATAAATACTTTTTTAAGCCAGCTTAAAAGTGAAAATTTTAATCCACCGCTGGCAAAGAAGGCGGTTTATTACTATCTTGTGCCAAATATGATTGACATCGCGCCAAATATCTTTAGATATAGCTATATCGACGTCACAACTGGTAAAAGGCAAAAAGAGGATTTTTATCATGTTAGTACATTAAATAGCGTTAGCGAAGCTGGCATCGACCTTGGAGACGGCTATGCTTTGCCTACAAATGAGCAAAAATTTATCATGCATAACGGCGAGAAAATAGCCGTAAAATCATTTTATAAGGTAAAAGGTGCCGGAAGAGATTTGCGAATAGATGAAAAAATCATAGATGAAAACGCCAAAATTTATGTGGTTTTTTTAGAAGATTATGCGCGGATATTGTTGCTTGATGAAAATGCTTTTAACTCATCTTTTGTGCAGCTTTTTATATTTGAAAAGGCCGATGATAGATACTTTGAGCCATTTATCATTTCAAATGGCGTAAAAATTTACAGGTTAAAAATCTAA
- a CDS encoding MATE family efflux transporter: MLINLISSIVVFVVSMGINFFLTPFILKSLGNEAFGFVGLSNAIVSYAAVISVAINSVSGRFVAHAWHKKDLSLANTYYSSVLVVNIFFCAVVVVLSSIFILNLQSFLNVPENLLFDVRMTLLFYFINFCVGLFNGVLTVCAFVTNKLYLLSIRNAISSMVLAVLIVALFFFFKPFISYIAISALVASLFVFFSTIFMSVRITPELKFSLSKFDFSKIKELLSSGIWNSFNALNRILLTGMDLFICNIFVNANATGLLSVAKAAPIILESFVAQLSGIFAPKFVELYSKNLITDLINEAKFSMKVIAFVMNAPAAFFVVFGLDFYTLWLPFKSADEVKFIYSVSMITLVPIVFISFVFSLFNLDSATNKLRRPAIANTILGVSTIIVQIALLKFSDYGVYGIVIIAAIFYSIRILGFDLINAALNLEVKLTTFYGVYFKNLAVFALCVLAMFACKDFVSLDNWLKFAIFAAIYAGAAYVLGYFLFFNAFERGIVWRKILKKFKRS; the protein is encoded by the coding sequence ATGCTAATCAATCTAATAAGCTCGATCGTCGTTTTTGTCGTATCAATGGGCATAAATTTCTTTCTTACGCCATTTATCTTAAAAAGCCTTGGCAACGAGGCATTTGGCTTTGTAGGCCTTAGTAACGCCATCGTTAGCTACGCAGCGGTCATAAGTGTAGCCATAAACTCGGTCAGCGGACGCTTTGTCGCTCATGCGTGGCACAAAAAAGATCTAAGCCTTGCAAACACCTACTACTCATCAGTGCTTGTTGTAAATATCTTCTTTTGCGCCGTTGTCGTGGTGCTTAGCTCCATTTTCATACTAAATTTGCAAAGCTTTTTAAACGTCCCTGAAAATTTACTCTTTGACGTGAGAATGACCCTTCTTTTTTACTTTATAAATTTCTGCGTTGGGCTATTTAACGGCGTTTTGACGGTTTGCGCGTTTGTGACAAATAAGCTCTATCTACTTTCCATCAGAAATGCCATCTCAAGCATGGTCCTAGCAGTCCTCATCGTGGCGCTCTTTTTCTTTTTTAAGCCATTTATCTCATATATCGCGATTTCAGCGCTCGTTGCTAGCCTTTTTGTCTTTTTTAGCACCATTTTTATGTCAGTTCGCATCACGCCAGAGCTAAAATTTAGCCTTAGTAAATTTGACTTTTCTAAGATCAAAGAGCTTTTAAGCTCTGGCATTTGGAATAGCTTTAATGCGCTAAATCGCATACTTTTAACAGGCATGGATCTTTTTATCTGCAACATTTTTGTCAATGCAAACGCCACTGGCCTTCTTTCAGTCGCCAAGGCCGCCCCTATCATACTTGAGAGCTTTGTGGCGCAGCTTAGCGGTATCTTTGCGCCAAAATTTGTCGAGCTTTACTCTAAAAATTTGATCACGGACCTCATAAACGAGGCTAAATTTTCAATGAAGGTGATCGCCTTTGTGATGAATGCTCCGGCAGCATTTTTCGTCGTTTTTGGACTTGATTTTTACACGCTTTGGCTACCTTTTAAAAGCGCAGATGAGGTTAAATTTATATATAGCGTCTCGATGATCACGCTAGTGCCCATTGTATTTATAAGCTTTGTCTTTTCACTTTTTAACCTTGATAGCGCGACAAATAAGCTTCGCCGACCAGCCATTGCTAACACTATCCTTGGCGTTAGCACGATCATAGTGCAGATCGCGCTGCTCAAATTTAGTGACTACGGCGTCTATGGCATCGTCATCATTGCAGCCATTTTTTATAGCATAAGAATTCTCGGCTTTGACCTTATAAATGCAGCTTTAAATTTAGAGGTAAAGCTCACCACATTTTACGGGGTCTATTTTAAAAATTTAGCCGTTTTTGCGCTTTGCGTGCTTGCGATGTTTGCCTGCAAGGACTTTGTTAGCTTAGATAACTGGCTAAAATTTGCTATCTTTGCTGCGATATACGCCGGCGCAGCTTATGTTTTGGGATATTTTTTGTTTTTTAACGCCTTCGAGCGAGGCATAG
- a CDS encoding nucleotide sugar dehydrogenase, translating to MKIAVVGLGYVGLPLAAAFSEKYEVVGFDVNAKRIEELKSGYDRTLELSNEQMKKAIDNGMKFSLNLDDIRSCNFFIVTVPTPIDKNKRPDLTPVVKATESVAKVLKKGDIVVYESTVYPGVTEEICVPLLEKSGLKFNKDFFCGYSPERINPGDKEHTVTKIKKITSGSTPEIADKVDEIYRSIITAGTHKASSIKVAEAAKVIENTQRDINIAFINELAMLFEKLHINTIDVLEAAGTKWNFLNFRPGLVGGHCIGVDPYYLTHKAQEVGYHPEMILAGRRINDDMGRYAADQVIKLMIRKGVLINKARVLVLGMTFKENCPDIRNSRVIDVVDELKDFGCKVDVTDPWADSAEVKHEYGFDLVKEYNLDDYDCIVIAVAHNEFKKLNLKGHLVYDIKNIYPEADARL from the coding sequence ATGAAAATAGCAGTAGTAGGACTTGGATATGTTGGACTTCCACTAGCAGCAGCTTTTAGTGAAAAGTACGAAGTAGTAGGCTTTGATGTAAATGCAAAACGTATAGAAGAGCTTAAAAGTGGCTATGATAGAACGCTTGAACTTAGCAATGAGCAGATGAAAAAAGCGATCGATAATGGCATGAAATTTAGCCTAAATTTAGATGACATCAGAAGTTGCAACTTCTTCATCGTGACAGTCCCAACTCCGATAGATAAAAACAAGCGCCCTGATCTAACTCCAGTAGTAAAAGCGACTGAGAGTGTGGCAAAAGTGCTTAAAAAAGGCGACATCGTCGTGTATGAAAGCACCGTTTATCCAGGCGTTACAGAGGAGATTTGCGTGCCACTTCTTGAAAAAAGTGGGCTTAAATTTAACAAAGATTTCTTCTGCGGCTACTCTCCAGAGCGTATAAACCCAGGTGACAAAGAGCACACCGTAACTAAAATCAAAAAAATCACTAGCGGCTCAACTCCAGAGATCGCTGATAAGGTCGATGAAATTTATCGCTCAATCATCACAGCTGGCACTCACAAAGCTTCAAGTATCAAGGTAGCCGAGGCCGCAAAGGTCATCGAAAACACTCAGCGCGATATAAATATCGCCTTTATAAACGAGCTTGCGATGCTTTTTGAAAAGCTTCATATCAACACCATTGATGTGCTTGAGGCTGCAGGTACTAAGTGGAATTTCTTAAATTTCCGCCCAGGTCTAGTCGGCGGTCACTGCATCGGCGTAGATCCATATTATCTAACTCACAAAGCTCAAGAGGTAGGTTATCATCCTGAAATGATCCTAGCAGGCCGCCGTATCAACGATGATATGGGCAGATACGCAGCTGATCAGGTTATAAAACTAATGATAAGAAAAGGCGTGCTTATCAACAAAGCTCGCGTGCTTGTTCTTGGTATGACATTTAAAGAAAACTGCCCAGATATAAGAAACTCTCGCGTTATAGACGTGGTTGATGAGCTAAAAGACTTTGGCTGCAAGGTCGATGTGACCGATCCTTGGGCTGATAGCGCTGAGGTAAAACATGAGTACGGCTTTGATCTAGTGAAAGAGTATAACCTAGATGACTACGACTGCATTGTGATCGCCGTAGCTCACAATGAGTTTAAAAAGCTAAATTTAAAAGGCCATTTAGTTTATGATATAAAAAATATCTATCCAGAGGCTGACGCTAGGCTGTAA
- a CDS encoding ecotin family protein, producing the protein MRKILLFIVACALPFTLLAGENVAKTEENIFDLPISKMPPDYFKYEVAFFKEIEIDCNFAFLLGGKLEEKEDAHGIYYEFSGSDKLAQTMMLCKDAKKKRRVYYELTKILPGVSPIRIITPKGVSAEIRMYERVKKIEAKKKGKSK; encoded by the coding sequence ATGAGAAAAATTTTACTTTTTATCGTAGCTTGCGCACTTCCTTTTACACTTTTGGCAGGCGAAAACGTGGCAAAAACCGAGGAAAATATTTTCGATCTACCTATCTCAAAGATGCCGCCTGATTATTTTAAATACGAAGTCGCATTTTTTAAAGAGATAGAAATCGACTGCAACTTTGCCTTTTTGCTCGGCGGAAAGCTCGAGGAAAAAGAGGATGCGCACGGGATTTATTACGAATTTAGTGGCAGTGATAAGCTAGCACAAACGATGATGTTATGCAAGGATGCAAAGAAAAAGAGGCGGGTTTATTATGAGCTCACTAAAATTTTACCAGGCGTTAGCCCTATTAGAATCATAACTCCAAAAGGTGTAAGTGCGGAAATAAGAATGTACGAACGCGTAAAAAAGATAGAAGCAAAAAAGAAAGGAAAAAGTAAATGA